One Branchiostoma floridae strain S238N-H82 chromosome 1, Bfl_VNyyK, whole genome shotgun sequence genomic region harbors:
- the LOC118418660 gene encoding girdin-like isoform X9 codes for MAEEDADISPMEAFMDSPLVVWAKTFSPGSKVDFTNLVEGTFLNEMMLQIDPRPTNQRINKQVQGQVHLRIQNLAILMRHIKSYYQDVLQQLIVMKLPDIIAIGKEPEGEQCIHELRKILLLVLGCAVQCEKKEVFIEKIKELDLDVQHAMVGHIQEITDNTDNIFCTQWSELTEIPPEELDGLSRNMFYHLKRLVNERDDYCEALAEITQERDYYQHAQQEASKQAQSPVAPGQPQDKNHLTVELADTKARLRRLRQELEEKSEQVVDFKHEIEQINLTLQKLRQENLELSTDARSARAYRDELDVAKEKLSKTEKFESEIQRYKEKLNDLDFYKARTEELREDNRILHETKAMLEEQMESLRAKKEKWVEVEQENLRIKAQLKEMEERRDEDRRRIQELVDENMALDLDKRQTLNESLTLGRELEDAKSKSSSGWSYKGYYPLAAECNESATSRALRLEKENKRLVQEMEELREQMHHSDSSNTRMTELEKENQRLSEKLKRLQDSATKETQSLLDLEQFSDDLIKDKAQLEQTLETIKENSERQIQELERENEQLQQTINTLRQRTQISLDARVKDIEKENKTLHDSLRETTSKLSQVELEKKQLSRQFERIRDNAERAEEMERENVKVGREKEHLQRTIETLKISCENFDQLEKEHNAMEKEHRKLKKEVDSLKSKAEKFDESEKVNIQLNAEKQRLQRTIENLKGTGSKVSEIEEEKEELEKENHQLKKMLATSKESVQRLEEDNLRLDSQNQKLTKSVDHSSRKVEDLRKENSELESEGQRLQKSLENMKASSRKLQRLEKDNRDLETTNTQLERSQKQLEKENKRLRQSMEMKEGMLEDSNTRIASLETEIRHMQKDKERSKDTDSRIQELEKDNKDLLKQTTMDKKTLATLREELVNEKLHNQQLTNELEKLAAELDKIGLNKEKLLQQEHSQDESRWKALESRMESELKKSLEIKEEKVHALESRLQESVNRNQKLRDELRTLRREHEALQQKYEEEQGSSPPKVTVRRTTQGETTRELIKMKDQVIELERNNAKFETENSSLKQQSRSLESQCNKLQQQVSSLQSQNASLQGQSSNLQSQNAKLQVELSTLQSQKSSVTSEHTKLQTQHSQAETQYKSLQRRYDDMRSEHTALQKDFERLQKLHSTLSSDNEAMASEHSMLKSNFKILKSDNKRLEDQYNSLLKENEGLKKMKSTFESVRSEDRTLAAVKADNERLQATNRKLTADYQDLQTDHKGLKQTYNSLQLEHTQLAGDLREFQSQYMQMDMATSKMEGRCEMLQQLNRTLEEENKQLMSQLTKLLEQNQELLAQTLESKEQFHEEERQFSDKLNELRRQKEKLEEKIMDHYKGYEPSPPRKKGFKLFNKISAAMSRTNKAPKERDKKTSKVSLSDHVDGQGAERSDSSSIGSYGDSLDGSAENTNSQKTNNVQSDSTRQSRQKVKRRFTFSPGDLLESSLKSPRSPRSTSPRRVTTLKRSMSQAIVDDYIDMVFKSRRTNLRKHKYRSETVLNTILRDEKEEPQTKDKKKKRVRVLDNNQKVLSKSLDDIDEECNRDSGIDYDPYPLRDRKQKYRSELVLYRTSYPWDYEIGALSSEDLHLNIPPEADSQSSGSAGSRPDRIRAGSLGSEDHIPTKDPGSLVPPVDRARTASYNSYDSRDSSPRDSTSTPRSHASTPRSQYNAVSPGSEMVSLEQFLDESNKVPSPLFTRKKMEKSRSQDSDSLLHDRDKDHLARNMMYSSMSQLPGESHSSRPPSSPNFNARRQHYQSEVNLSSIPKDRSQDRIHPDSRAMSSSTSRLDGSHPPAPPQRYAPSKMLSPAPNPQSSPVQTRVLTVSNRLDRLSKTPTPSQPQTVTVKTTTIPGTDKPTIMDGKTPSPRHEYGGGDAPRRPPPEYTNYSPRGYKPPSTSTPQSVRYSDRPTPNPRNLNSQYDSRPDYSRDSRPSPREGQYGRAPPSPGRAPPSPRQQRANPRPPQEQKSSVRQTAAMFEQKGRDDDRKGEAPNNQGGPSGAEGSSIWYEYGCV; via the exons GATGTTCTTCAGCAGCTGATTGTGATGAAGCTCCCTGACATCATTGCTATTGGCAAGGAGCCTGAAGGAG AACAATGTATCCATGAGCTGAGAAAGATACTGCTATTAGTGCTGGGATGTGCAGTACAG TGTGAAAAGAAGGAGGTCTTCATTGAGAAAATCAAGGAGCTAGACCTGGATGTACAACATGCCATGGTTGGACACATTCAAGAG ATAACGGACAACACAGACAACATCTTCTGTACCCAGTGGAGCGAGCTGACAGAGATCCCTCCTGAGGAGTTGGATGGTCTGTCAAGGAACATGTTCTACCATCTCAAGAGGCTGGTCAATGAGAGGGACGACTACTGTGAG GCACTTGCAGAGATCACACAGGAGAGGGACTACTACCAGCATGCTCAGCAGGAGGCAAGCAAACAGGCACAGTCTCCAGTTGCACCCGGGCAGCCACAGGACAAAAACCACCTGACAGTGGAACTGGCCGACACCAAGGCCCGACTGAGAAGACTCCGCCAGGAGCTGGAAGAGAAGAGCGAGCAAGTGGTGGACTTTAAGCACGAGATCGAGCAGATCAACCTCACCCTGCAGAAACTCCGGCAGGAGAACCTGGAGCTGAGTACGGACGCGCGGTCGGCGAGGGCCTACAGGGACGAGCTGGATGTGGCCAAGGAGAAGCTGAGCAAGACGGAGAAGTTTGAGTCTGAGATCCAGAGGTACAAGGAGAAGCTCAACGACTTGGACTTCTATAAGGCCCGGACTGAG GAACTACGAGAAGACAACAGGATCCTGCATGAGACCAAGGCCATGCTGGAGGAGCAGATGGAGTCCCTGAGGGCCAAGAAGGAGAAGTGGGTGGAGGTGGAACAGGAGAACCTCCGGATCAAGGCACAGCTGAAGGAGATGGAGGAG AGAAGAGATGAAGACAGGAGGAGGATTCAAGAGCTGGTTGATGAGAATATGGCTCTTGACCTGGACAAGAGGCAAACCCTTAACGAGTCCTTAACCCTCGGGAGGGAACTGGAAGATGCCAAGAGCAAGAGTTCTTCAG GCTGGTCCTACAAAG GTTACTACCCACTGGCCGCGGAGTGTAACGAGTCGGCGACCAGCCGAGCGCTGCGGCTGGAGAAGGAGAACAAGAGGCTGGTGCAGGAGATGGAGGAACTACGGGAGCAGATGCACCACTCTGACTCTAGTAATACaag AATGACTGAGCTGGAGAAGGAGAACCAGCGCCTGAGTGAGAAGTTGAAGCGCCTGCAGGACAGTGCCACCAAGGAGACCCAGAGCCTGCTGGACCTGGAGCAGTTTAGTGATGATCTCATCAAGGATAAG GCTCAGCTTGAGCAGACGTTGGaaacaattaaagaaaacaGTGAGAGACAGATCCAGGAACTGGAGAGAGAAAATGAGCAGCTTCAACAGACGATAAACACACTCAGGCAGAGAACGCAG ATTTCTTTAGATGCTCGTGTCAAGGATAttgagaaagaaaacaagaccTTGCACGACAGCTTGAGAGAGACAACCAGCAAGTTGTCCCAAGTCGAGTTGGAGAAGAAGCAGCTTAGTCGCCAGTTTGAGAGAATCCGTGACAATGCAGAGAGGGCAGAGGAGATGGAGAGGGAAAATGTAAAAGTCGGCAGAGAAAAAGAACACTTACAGAGGACAATAGAAACTCTGAAGATCTCTTGTGAGAATTTTGACCAACTGGAGAAGGAACACAATGCAATGGAAAAAGAACACAGAAAGCTGAAGAAGGAGGTAGATAGTTTGAAGTCAAAGGCGGAGAAGTTTGATGAGTCCGAGAAGGTCAACATCCAGCTGAATGCAGAGAAGCAGCGACTACAGAGAACCATCGAAAACCTGAAGGGCACAGGCAGCAAAGTGTCTGAGATCGAAGAGGAGAAGGAAGAGCTGGAGAAAGAAAATCACCAGCTGAAGAAGATGCTCGCAACCTCAAAAGAATCCGTCCAAAGGCTCGAGGAAGACAACTTGAGGTTAGACAGCCAGAACCAGAAGTTGACGAAGTCTGTGGACCATTCCAGTAGGAAGGTGGAGGATCTACGGAAAGAGAACTCCGAGCTGGAAAGCGAGGGCCAGAGGCTCCAGAAAAGTCTGGAGAACATGAAGGCATCCAGCAGGAAGCTGCAGCGGCTGGAGAAGGACAATCGTGACCTGGAGACAACAAACACTCAGCTGGAGAGGAGTCAGAAGCAGTTGGAAAAGGAAAACAAGAGATTGAGGCAGTCCATGGAGATGAAGGAGGGCATGTTGGAGGACAGTAACACCAGGATAGCCAGTCTGGAGACAGAGATCAGGCACATGCAGAAGGACAAGGAGAGAAGTAAGGATACAGACAGCAGGATTCAGGAGTTAGAGAAGGACAACAAGGATCTGCTGAAGCAAACAACTATGGACAAGAAAACACTGGCGACGCTACGGGAG GAACTGGTGAATGAGAAACTGCACAACCAGCAGCTGACCAATGAGCTGGAGAAGCTAGCAGCAGAACTGGATAAGATCGGTCTAAACAAGGAGAAACTTCTACAACAGGAGCACTCACAGGACGAGAG CCGGTGGAAGGCCCTAGAGTCCCGCATGGAGAGTGAACTGAAGAAGAGCCTTGAGATTAAGGAGGAGAAGGTCCATGCACTGGAGAGTCGGCTCCAGGAGTCAGTTAACAG GAATCAGAAGCTGCGCGACGAGTTGAGAACTCTGCGCCGGGAACACGAGGCTCTACAGCAGAAGTACGAGGAGGAGCAGGGCTCCAGCCCCCCCAAGGTCACGGTCAGGCGCACCACCCAGGGGGAAACCACCAGGGAGCTCATCAAGATGAAGGATCAGGTCATTGAGTTGGAGAGAAAT AATGCCAAATTTGAGACTGAGAATAGCAGCCTGAAGCAGCAAAGTAGGAGCCTGGAGTCCCAGTGCAACAAGCTGCAGCAGCAGGTGTCCTCGCTACAGTCCCAGAATGCCTCTCTACAAGGGCAGAGCAGCAACCTGCAATCCCAAAATGCAAAGCTGCAAGTCGAACTCTCTACACTGCAATCCCAGAAGTCCTCTGTCACTTCTGAACACACCAAACTGCAAACTCAACATTCCCAGGCAGAGACACAGTACAAGTCTCTGCAGAGAAGGTACGACGACATGAGAAGTGAACACACGGCTCTGCAAAAAGACTTTGAGCGTCTGCAGAAACTGCACAGTACCCTGTCCTCAGACAATGAAGCCATGGCTTCGGAGCACAGCATGTTGAAGTCCAACTTTAAGATACTGAAGAGTGACAACAAGAGGCTGGAGGACCAGTACAACTCACTTCTCAAGGAGAACGAGGGTCTGAAGAAGATGAAGTCCACGTTTGAATCAGTTAGGTCAGAAGACAGAACCCTGGCTGCTGTCAAAGCAGATAATGAAAG GTTGCAGGCAACCAACAGGAAGCTGACAGCAGACTACCAGGACCTGCAGACTGACCACAAGGGGCTGAAGCAGACCTACAACAGTCTACAGCTGGAGCACACCCAGCTAGCTGGGGACCTTAGGGAGTTCCAGTCACAGTACATGCAGATGGACATGGCCACCTCCAAAATGGAGGGCAGATGTGAG ATGCTGCAGCAGCTGAACCGTACACTGGAGGAGGAGAACAAACAGCTGATGTCACAGCTGACCAAGCTGCTGGAACAGAACCAGGAGCTGTTAGCTCAGACTCTGGAGAGCAAGGAGCAGTTCCACGAGGAGGAGAGACAGTTTTC TGACAAGTTGAATGAGTTGCGGAGGCAGAAAGAGAAGCTGGAGGAGAAGATCATGGACCACTACAAGGGCTATGAACCATCTCCTCCCAGGAAGAAGGGCTTCAAACTCTTCAACAAGATATCAGCAGCAATGAGTAGG ACAAACAAGGCACCAAAGGAGAGGGACAAGAAGACTTCCAAGGTGAGCTTGTCTGACCACGTGGATGGCCAGGGTGCGGAGCGGTCCGACAGTTCTTCCATCGGCTCCTACGGTGACTCCCTGGATGGGTCCGCTGAGAACACCAACTCACAGAAAACCAACAACGTTCAATCAG ATTCCACAAGGCAATCCCGACAGAAAGTCAAGCGCAGGTTTACAT TTTCTCCTGGAGATTTGCTTGAGTCTTCGCTCAAGTCTCCCCGCTCTCCCAGAAGCACCAGTCCCCGGAGAGTCACCACTTTGAAACGTTCCATGTCTCAGGCCATCGTGGATGATTACATTGACATGG TGTTTAAGAGCAGACGAACAAACCTGAGGAAACACAAGTACAGGAGTGAAACCGTACTCAACACCATCTTGAGGGATGAGAAGGAAGAGCCCCAGACTAAGG acaagaaaaagaagaggGTGCGCGTGCTGGACAACAACCAAAAAGTGCTGTCCAAAAGTCTGGACGACATCGATGAGGAATGCAACAGAGACAGTGGCATAG ACTATGACCCGTACCCCTTGAGAGACAGGAAACAGAAGTACAGGAGTGAGCTGGTGCTGTACCGCACCTCGTATCCTTGGGACTATGAAATTG GTGCCTTGTCTAGTGAGGACCTCCACCTCAACATTCCACCTGAAGCTGACTCACAAAGCTCAGGCTCTGCCGGGTCTCGCCCAG ATCGTATCAGAGCGGGCAGCTTGGGAAGCGAAGATCACATTCCAACCAAGGACCCAGGCAGTCTTGTTCCGCCCGTTGACCGCGCCCGTACGGCCTCCTACAACTCGTACGACTCCAGGGACAGCTCGCCACGGGACTCCACTTCCACACCTCGGTCACATGCGTCAACACCGAGGTCTCAGTACAATGCAGTGTCACCGGGCAGCGAGATGGTATCGTTGGAGCAGTTCTTAGACGAAAGCAACAAGGTTCCCTCTCCACTGTTTACAAGG AAGAAGATGGAAAAGAGCAGGTCCCAGGACTCCGACTCATTGCTGCATGACAGAGACAAGGATCATCTGGCACGTAACATGATGTACAGCTCCATGTCACAACTCCCAGGGGAGTCTCATTCCTCCAGGCCACCCTCCAGTCCCAACTTCAATGCCAGAAGGCAACATTATCAGTCAGAAGTGAACCTGTCGTCCATTCCAAAAGACAGGAGTCAAGACAGGATCCATCCAGACTCGCGTGCCATGTCATCCTCTACCAGCCGGCTAGACGGCAGCCATCCTCCTGCACCTCCTCAGCGGTACGCACCTTCCAAGATGCTGAGCCCAGCACCCAACCCCCAGTCATCTCCCGTGCAGACACGGGTATTGACAGTCTCCAACAGGCTGGATCGCTTGTCCAAAACGCCAACTCCAAGCCAACCCCAAACTGTCACTGTCAAAACCACCACCATTCCCGGAACAGACAAGCCCACCATCATGGATGGAAAGACGCCGTCGCCTCGGCACGAGTATGGAGGTGGGGACGCACCTCGAAGACCGCCACCGGAATACACAAACTATTCTCCTCGTGGTTACAAACCTCCGTCCACCAGCACTCCTCAGTCTGTCAGGTACTCTGACAGGCCGACACCTAACccgagaaatttgaactcacaGTATGACTCCAGACCGGACTATAGTAGAGACAGTAGGCCCAGTCCCAGAGAAGGACAATATGGCAGGGCTCCCCCATCTCCTGGCAGGGCTCCCCCATCTCCCAGACAACAGAGGGCCAACCCCAGGCCTCCACAGGAACAGAAATCCTCCGTTAGACAAACAGCTGCCATGTTCGAGCAAAAGGGCCGGGATGATGACAGGAAGGGAGAAGCACCAAATAACCAGGGTGGGCCCTCAGGCGCTGAGGGGTCGTCCATCTGGTATGAGTATGGATGTGTCTAA